From one Macellibacteroides fermentans genomic stretch:
- the prmA gene encoding 50S ribosomal protein L11 methyltransferase translates to MNYYEVQFTYTSPIDTEIINDVLASELGEIGFESFTSNENGLTAYISEKLYDTEAIKDKITSFPLGPVTFAYIEKFIVSKNWNEAWEKNYFQPIRIGNECIIRASFHEAVPDITHTIIIDPKMAFGTGNHETTFLMISEILKLDLEGKEVLDMGCGTAVLAILAAKKGASRIEAVDIDEWAYNNALENIATNQTPNVSIHLGGAEKIAELGRFDFVFANINRNILLNDMASYSACMKPGSILYMSGFYSEDIPVIAESCTNNGLKLVSFNEKNNWVAVRVEKQ, encoded by the coding sequence ATGAACTATTACGAAGTACAATTTACATATACATCTCCTATAGATACCGAAATTATAAACGATGTGCTTGCTTCCGAATTGGGTGAAATTGGCTTTGAAAGCTTTACTTCAAACGAAAACGGACTAACAGCTTATATATCAGAGAAACTTTACGATACGGAAGCTATTAAAGATAAAATTACCTCTTTTCCTCTGGGGCCTGTAACTTTCGCTTACATCGAAAAGTTTATTGTAAGCAAAAACTGGAACGAAGCATGGGAGAAGAATTACTTCCAACCCATCCGGATCGGAAATGAATGTATCATACGAGCTTCATTCCACGAAGCGGTTCCAGATATTACTCATACCATCATCATAGATCCGAAGATGGCTTTTGGGACCGGGAATCATGAAACAACCTTTCTTATGATCAGCGAGATACTCAAACTCGATCTTGAAGGCAAAGAGGTACTTGATATGGGATGCGGAACAGCAGTATTAGCCATTCTTGCCGCGAAAAAAGGGGCGTCGCGCATTGAGGCTGTAGACATCGACGAGTGGGCATATAACAATGCACTTGAGAATATTGCAACGAATCAAACGCCTAACGTAAGCATTCATTTAGGGGGAGCCGAGAAAATCGCAGAACTTGGCAGATTCGATTTTGTTTTTGCCAATATAAACCGAAATATTTTATTGAACGATATGGCATCCTACAGCGCCTGCATGAAGCCGGGAAGCATCTTGTATATGAGTGGGTTTTATAGTGAAGACATTCCGGTTATAGCGGAATCTTGCACAAACAACGGATTAAAATTAGTTTCGTTCAACGAAAAAAATAATTGGGTCGCCGTACGTGTCGAAAAACAATAA
- a CDS encoding YtxH domain-containing protein: protein MKSIDSKLLLGLVVGAAVGAAVGYLVATDKKEQILDELNNVVGKVKEGFSGAMAKIKEAKGGCEKAVEDVVSE, encoded by the coding sequence ATGAAAAGTATCGATTCAAAATTGTTATTGGGATTAGTTGTTGGCGCTGCAGTAGGTGCCGCTGTTGGTTATTTGGTAGCAACCGATAAGAAGGAACAAATACTGGATGAGCTAAACAATGTAGTTGGCAAGGTAAAAGAAGGCTTCAGTGGTGCAATGGCCAAAATCAAAGAAGCCAAAGGCGGTTGTGAAAAGGCGGTTGAAGATGTAGTTTCCGAATAA
- a CDS encoding phage holin family protein — MGKDAEQIFRKLKEDLSAYVELKVELLKLTAYERTGKLVSVLSYGLILLFLAFFAILFIFLALGFFLGDILDNVAGGFAIVALLYMILFAIIIFNKNKISEAIVNEIISVLTAIEDKKKESDNEQTTDTAGETDF; from the coding sequence ATGGGAAAAGACGCAGAACAAATCTTCCGGAAGCTTAAAGAGGATCTATCAGCTTATGTGGAGTTGAAAGTTGAACTCCTAAAGTTAACTGCATACGAAAGGACGGGGAAATTGGTCTCCGTTCTTTCGTATGGTTTAATTTTACTGTTTCTGGCTTTCTTCGCCATTTTATTTATTTTCCTTGCCCTGGGATTCTTTTTAGGCGATATTCTGGACAATGTGGCAGGAGGTTTTGCTATCGTAGCATTACTCTATATGATATTATTTGCCATTATCATTTTCAACAAAAACAAAATTAGTGAAGCAATTGTAAATGAAATAATTTCTGTACTTACAGCAATTGAAGATAAAAAAAAGGAGTCCGACAATGAACAAACAACAGACACCGCTGGAGAAACTGATTTCTGA
- the gap gene encoding type I glyceraldehyde-3-phosphate dehydrogenase, whose translation MIKVGINGFGRIGRLVFRAAQSKSDVQIVGINDLIDVDYMVYMLKYDSVHGQFDGTVEVKDGNLVVNGNVIRVTAERNPADLKWDAVGAEYVVESTGLFLTEEKANAHIQAGAKYVVMSAPSKDATPMFVMGVNNDTYAGQKIVSNASCTTNCLAPLAKVINDKFGIVEGLMTTVHATTATQKTVDGPSAKDWRGGRAAGGNIIPSSTGAAKAVGKVIPQLNGKLTGMAFRVPTLDVSVVDLTVRLEKAATYEEIKAAIKSASENEMKGILGYTEDAVVSTDFTGDARTSIFDAEAGIALNGNFVKLVSWYDNEWGYSNKVVELIQHMAKVNA comes from the coding sequence ATGATTAAAGTAGGTATTAACGGTTTCGGCCGTATCGGACGTTTAGTTTTCCGTGCTGCTCAATCTAAGAGCGATGTTCAAATTGTAGGTATCAACGACTTGATCGACGTAGATTACATGGTTTACATGTTGAAATACGATTCAGTTCACGGTCAGTTTGATGGTACAGTTGAAGTTAAGGATGGTAACTTGGTTGTAAACGGAAACGTAATCCGTGTTACTGCTGAAAGAAATCCGGCTGATTTGAAATGGGATGCTGTAGGTGCAGAATATGTTGTTGAATCAACTGGTCTTTTCCTTACAGAAGAAAAAGCAAACGCTCACATCCAGGCTGGTGCTAAGTATGTAGTAATGTCTGCTCCTTCAAAAGATGCTACTCCTATGTTCGTTATGGGTGTTAACAACGATACTTATGCTGGTCAGAAGATCGTTTCTAACGCTTCTTGTACAACTAACTGTTTGGCTCCTTTGGCTAAGGTTATCAACGATAAATTTGGTATCGTTGAAGGTTTGATGACTACAGTACACGCTACAACAGCTACTCAAAAGACTGTTGACGGTCCTTCTGCTAAGGACTGGAGAGGTGGTCGTGCTGCTGGTGGCAACATTATCCCTTCTTCTACAGGTGCTGCTAAGGCTGTAGGTAAAGTAATTCCTCAGTTGAACGGTAAACTTACAGGTATGGCTTTCCGTGTTCCAACTTTGGACGTTTCTGTTGTTGACTTGACAGTTCGTTTGGAAAAAGCTGCTACTTACGAAGAAATCAAAGCTGCTATCAAATCAGCTTCTGAAAACGAAATGAAGGGTATCCTTGGTTATACTGAAGATGCTGTTGTTTCTACAGACTTCACAGGCGACGCTCGTACTTCTATCTTTGATGCAGAAGCAGGTATCGCATTGAACGGAAACTTCGTTAAATTGGTTAGCTGGTATGACAATGAGTGGGGTTATTCAAACAAGGTTGTTGAATTGATCCAGCACATGGCTAAAGTAAACGCATAA
- the miaA gene encoding tRNA (adenosine(37)-N6)-dimethylallyltransferase MiaA: protein MESYQLITVLGPTASGKTSFAAALAARLDSEIISADSRQIYRSMDIGTGKDLADYTINGKPVPYHLIDICDPGDKYNVFEYQHAFFRAFEDIRNRGKLPVLCGGTGMYIEAVLKGYKLLDVPANPVLRESLKGKSLAELEQLLSSYKTLHNKTDVDSPQRAIRAIEIEEYYKTQAPDATGYDPIRSLIVGLDISRELRREKISRRLRSRLDEGMVDEVKGILAKGVKPDDLIYYGLEYKYLTLYVLGELSYTEMVSQLEIAIHQFAKRQMTWFRGMERRGFTIHWLDATLPAEQNIQAVITLLNQ from the coding sequence ATGGAAAGCTATCAATTAATTACAGTTTTAGGGCCAACCGCTTCGGGCAAAACATCATTTGCCGCAGCACTGGCTGCCCGTCTCGATTCGGAGATTATCAGTGCCGATTCGCGCCAGATTTATCGTTCGATGGATATTGGTACAGGAAAGGACCTGGCCGATTACACCATTAACGGCAAACCTGTGCCTTATCATCTGATTGACATTTGCGATCCGGGTGATAAATACAATGTATTCGAATATCAACATGCCTTTTTCCGGGCATTCGAGGATATTCGCAATCGGGGTAAACTACCTGTCCTTTGCGGAGGTACGGGGATGTATATTGAAGCTGTGCTGAAAGGATATAAACTCCTTGATGTTCCTGCCAATCCGGTTTTGCGTGAATCATTGAAGGGGAAGTCGCTTGCCGAACTTGAGCAGCTGCTTTCCTCTTACAAAACATTGCATAATAAAACGGATGTAGATTCGCCTCAACGGGCTATCAGAGCTATTGAGATTGAAGAATACTACAAGACGCAGGCTCCGGATGCAACCGGATATGACCCAATCCGCAGCCTTATAGTGGGTTTGGATATTTCCCGCGAATTGAGAAGGGAAAAGATTTCCCGACGCTTACGAAGCCGACTGGATGAAGGGATGGTGGACGAGGTGAAAGGGATTCTGGCTAAGGGTGTGAAACCGGACGATCTTATTTATTATGGTCTGGAATATAAATACCTCACCCTTTATGTACTGGGAGAGCTTTCCTATACAGAAATGGTGTCGCAGCTTGAAATAGCGATTCATCAATTTGCCAAAAGACAGATGACCTGGTTCAGGGGAATGGAACGACGAGGTTTCACCATCCATTGGCTGGATGCCACCTTACCGGCCGAACAAAACATCCAGGCTGTTATAACATTGTTAAATCAATAA
- the kdsA gene encoding 3-deoxy-8-phosphooctulonate synthase, with product MISVKDLTSGDNFFLMAGPCVIEGEDMALRIAERVVTITNKLGIPYIFKGSYRKANRSRIDSFTGIGDEKALKILQKVGTTFGIPTVTDIHESAEAAMAANYVDVLQIPAFLCRQTDLLIAAAQTGKIVNIKKGQFLSPGAMSFAVQKVVDAGNPQVMITERGTTFGYTDLVVDYRGIPQMQEFGFPVIMDVTHSLQQPNQTSGVTGGLPQLIETIAKAAIAVGTDGLFIETHPEPSVAKSDGANMLQLDLLEGLLTRLVRIREAIK from the coding sequence ATGATTTCTGTAAAGGATTTAACTTCCGGCGATAATTTCTTTCTAATGGCCGGCCCTTGTGTGATTGAGGGAGAAGATATGGCCCTTCGCATTGCCGAAAGGGTAGTTACGATTACAAACAAATTAGGGATTCCCTATATCTTTAAAGGATCATACCGTAAAGCAAACCGTTCGCGTATCGATTCATTTACAGGTATTGGCGACGAAAAAGCGTTGAAAATCCTGCAAAAAGTTGGAACTACATTCGGTATTCCTACTGTAACAGATATACATGAAAGTGCAGAAGCGGCTATGGCGGCCAACTATGTAGACGTGTTGCAGATTCCGGCATTTCTTTGCAGACAGACCGATCTGCTTATTGCTGCCGCCCAAACCGGTAAAATAGTTAATATTAAGAAAGGACAATTTCTTTCGCCGGGCGCAATGTCTTTTGCGGTTCAGAAGGTGGTAGACGCCGGTAATCCTCAGGTAATGATTACCGAAAGAGGAACTACATTTGGTTATACCGACCTGGTGGTCGATTACCGGGGAATACCTCAAATGCAGGAGTTTGGATTTCCGGTCATAATGGATGTCACCCATTCATTGCAGCAACCGAATCAGACTTCGGGTGTTACCGGAGGTTTACCTCAGCTGATTGAAACCATTGCCAAAGCAGCAATAGCAGTTGGAACAGACGGCCTGTTTATAGAAACTCATCCAGAACCATCTGTTGCTAAATCGGATGGTGCCAATATGCTGCAGCTCGATCTATTGGAAGGATTGCTCACTCGTCTGGTTCGCATCCGCGAAGCCATAAAGTAA
- a CDS encoding glycoside hydrolase family 57 protein, with protein MKTICFYFQIHQPFRLKRYRFFDIGNDHYYYDDFSNEEIIRRIAEKCYIPANRTILDMIKSSGGKFKVAFSISGTAIEQMEIYAPEVIDSFKELAATGNVEFLAETYSHSLASLADKEEFKDQIRMHKEKIHSLFGVTPKVFRNTELIYSDTISEWVYKAGFKGMITEGAKHVLGWKSPNYLYTSKVQPLLKLLLKNDRFSEDISDRFNNYAWNEYPLTADKFISWIAETPPEQQIINLFMNYEVLGSYHPAESGIFDFFKALPRFAAEKEIGFILPSEAFNLLKPVDSISVPYPMSWVDEERDCSAWLGNLLQQEAFTKLKEIVERVRLCEDRRIRQDWNYLQSSDHFYYMSTKHMGGGAFSPYDNPYEAFNNYMNVLSDFILRVEAQYPTSIENEELNSLLTTIKNQGLEIESLKKELDKFKKKETVTEVKKGKK; from the coding sequence ATGAAGACGATCTGCTTTTATTTTCAAATACATCAGCCGTTTCGACTTAAAAGATACCGCTTTTTTGATATAGGGAACGACCACTATTATTATGATGATTTCAGTAATGAGGAGATAATCCGCCGCATTGCCGAGAAGTGCTACATCCCTGCCAACCGGACAATTCTGGATATGATAAAAAGTAGCGGCGGAAAGTTTAAAGTGGCTTTCTCCATTTCGGGTACTGCTATCGAACAGATGGAAATCTACGCTCCGGAAGTGATTGATAGTTTCAAGGAGCTGGCTGCAACTGGTAATGTGGAGTTTCTTGCCGAAACTTATTCGCATTCTCTGGCATCGTTGGCCGACAAAGAGGAATTTAAGGACCAGATACGGATGCATAAAGAAAAGATACATTCATTGTTTGGTGTAACTCCTAAAGTATTTCGTAATACCGAACTGATTTATTCGGATACAATATCCGAATGGGTTTACAAGGCTGGATTTAAAGGAATGATCACCGAAGGAGCCAAGCACGTATTAGGATGGAAAAGTCCAAATTATCTATACACATCCAAGGTACAGCCGTTGCTAAAGTTATTACTCAAGAATGACCGGTTTAGTGAAGATATCTCCGACCGATTCAATAACTATGCCTGGAATGAATATCCGCTGACAGCCGATAAGTTTATTTCATGGATTGCCGAGACTCCACCCGAACAACAAATCATAAATTTATTTATGAATTACGAGGTTCTCGGATCATACCATCCCGCTGAATCCGGAATTTTTGATTTCTTTAAGGCATTGCCTCGTTTTGCTGCCGAAAAAGAAATCGGATTTATTTTACCGTCGGAAGCATTCAATCTCCTTAAACCGGTAGATTCGATTTCGGTTCCTTACCCAATGTCGTGGGTTGACGAGGAGCGCGACTGCAGTGCATGGCTGGGTAACCTGCTGCAACAAGAAGCTTTTACCAAGCTGAAAGAAATTGTTGAACGTGTTCGTTTGTGTGAAGACCGGCGCATCAGGCAAGACTGGAATTATCTGCAGAGCAGCGACCATTTTTACTATATGAGCACCAAACATATGGGAGGCGGTGCATTTAGTCCGTACGATAATCCATACGAGGCATTCAATAACTACATGAATGTTTTATCCGACTTTATTTTACGGGTTGAAGCCCAATATCCAACATCTATAGAAAACGAAGAGCTTAATTCTTTGCTTACAACTATTAAGAATCAGGGATTGGAGATTGAATCACTAAAAAAAGAATTGGATAAATTTAAAAAGAAAGAAACCGTGACTGAAGTAAAGAAGGGTAAGAAATGA
- a CDS encoding glycosyltransferase, with the protein MKALMFGWEFPPHILGGLGTASYGLTRGMALQPDMDITFVIPKPWGDEDQSFLKIVGACNTPIVWRDVDYNYVKNRLGEKMSPEEYYKLRDNIYADFSYRGVNDLGCIEFSGRYPDNLLEEINNYSIVAGVIARAESFDVIHAHDWLTYPAGIHAKQISGKPMVIHVHATDYDRSRGNVNPEVYAIEKNGMDFADHIITVSNLTRNTVIEKYHQDPSKVTTVHNAVEPLSQDIVSIQDKRGVKDKVVTFLGRITMQKGPEYFVEAAAKVLEKADNVRFVMAGSGDMMDQMIRLAASRNISDRFHFTGFMKGKQVYEVLKSSDVYVMPSVSEPFGISPLEAMQCGVPSIISKQSGCAEILDYAVKVDYWDIEAMADAIYGIITYPAMYQFLKEEGKREVDNIKWEYAGQKVRRIYDQVMNK; encoded by the coding sequence ATGAAAGCACTAATGTTCGGTTGGGAATTTCCTCCGCATATTCTAGGAGGATTGGGAACCGCCAGCTATGGATTAACCCGTGGAATGGCGTTGCAGCCAGATATGGATATTACATTTGTAATTCCTAAACCCTGGGGTGATGAGGATCAGAGTTTCCTGAAGATTGTAGGGGCCTGTAATACGCCTATAGTTTGGCGGGATGTTGATTATAATTATGTGAAGAACAGATTGGGAGAGAAGATGTCTCCCGAGGAGTATTATAAATTAAGAGATAATATCTACGCAGATTTCAGTTATCGGGGGGTGAACGACCTGGGTTGCATTGAATTTTCGGGACGGTATCCCGATAATCTGCTTGAAGAAATAAATAATTATTCCATTGTAGCAGGCGTCATTGCCCGTGCTGAATCTTTTGACGTGATTCATGCACATGATTGGTTGACCTATCCGGCAGGGATACATGCTAAACAAATTTCCGGCAAACCCATGGTTATACATGTGCATGCTACAGATTACGACCGCAGCAGGGGGAATGTAAATCCGGAGGTGTACGCTATTGAGAAAAATGGAATGGATTTTGCCGATCATATTATTACGGTTAGTAACCTCACACGAAATACGGTGATCGAAAAATATCACCAGGATCCGTCTAAAGTAACCACGGTGCATAATGCGGTAGAGCCTTTAAGTCAGGATATTGTTTCCATTCAGGATAAACGGGGTGTGAAAGATAAAGTTGTCACTTTTCTGGGGCGTATCACCATGCAGAAGGGACCTGAATATTTTGTAGAAGCTGCAGCTAAAGTATTGGAAAAGGCTGATAATGTGCGTTTTGTTATGGCTGGCAGCGGAGATATGATGGATCAGATGATAAGACTGGCGGCTTCACGGAATATTTCCGACCGTTTTCACTTTACCGGATTTATGAAAGGGAAGCAGGTTTACGAGGTGCTGAAGTCGAGTGATGTTTATGTGATGCCTTCGGTGTCTGAACCTTTCGGAATCTCTCCCCTTGAAGCTATGCAATGCGGGGTGCCTTCTATTATTTCTAAACAGTCGGGTTGCGCCGAGATCCTCGATTACGCTGTTAAAGTGGATTACTGGGATATCGAAGCCATGGCAGATGCCATATATGGCATTATTACCTATCCGGCCATGTATCAATTCCTGAAAGAGGAGGGAAAAAGGGAAGTCGACAATATTAAATGGGAATACGCCGGACAAAAAGTGCGTCGTATTTACGATCAGGTAATGAATAAATAA
- a CDS encoding glycogen debranching enzyme N-terminal domain-containing protein — protein sequence MSYLKFDKTVMINLEESLRREILRTNRNGAYHCTTVVDCNTRKYHGLLVMPLPELDDDNHVLLSSLDETVIQHDAPFNLGLHKYAGNNYNPKGHKYIREFTCDTVPRTVYRVGGVVLAKEKVFSLYENRIMIKYTLEDAHSDTTLRFKPFLAFRNANSLAQENGSVNKLYQDVPNGIKTCMYKGYPDLYMQFNKKVKFVFEPYWYNGIEYLKEQERGYPYKEDLYVPGYFEVPIKKGETIIFSAGVGPVATNQLKKLFVQEAEARTPRTSFYNCLKNSAQQFYFRPKEEDAYLLAGYPWFKVRARDLFISLPGCTLSIDDPVRFEKIMHTAMPAIRNFMQTGKGDGVIREIEHPDVFLWAIWAIHQYARAMGIDKAQTLYADFVGEIITYFRDQKHPDMKLMENGLLFAEGRDKTITWMNSTINGKPVVARSGYIVEFNALWYNALKFYKELAGDKADESADVLINKMDTSFVETFLNGYNYLLDSVSGGYVDWSVRPNMIFTVAFPYSPLNRVQKRAVIDMVTKELVTPKGLRSLSPKSEGYRPNYVGTQNERDLAYHQGTAWPWLFGAYLESYLKIFGKGGISFVERMLISMEEEMSLHCIGTLAEIFDGNPPYTGRGAVSFAMNVAAILRVLEMLKKYNAE from the coding sequence ATGAGTTATCTTAAATTCGATAAGACAGTAATGATAAACCTCGAGGAGTCTCTTAGACGGGAAATTCTGCGGACGAATCGAAACGGTGCTTATCATTGTACGACTGTGGTGGATTGCAACACTCGAAAATATCATGGGCTGCTTGTAATGCCCTTGCCCGAACTTGATGATGATAACCACGTTTTGCTATCGTCATTGGATGAAACTGTTATTCAGCATGATGCACCCTTTAATCTGGGGCTTCATAAATATGCCGGAAACAATTATAATCCCAAAGGTCATAAATATATCCGCGAATTTACATGCGATACCGTTCCCAGAACAGTCTATCGTGTGGGAGGTGTGGTGCTTGCCAAAGAAAAGGTGTTCTCGCTTTATGAGAACAGGATAATGATAAAATATACCTTGGAAGACGCCCATTCGGATACAACATTACGTTTCAAACCTTTCCTCGCATTTCGTAACGCAAACAGCCTTGCGCAGGAAAATGGATCTGTAAACAAACTTTATCAGGATGTGCCCAACGGAATAAAGACCTGTATGTACAAAGGGTATCCCGATTTATACATGCAGTTTAATAAGAAGGTGAAATTTGTTTTTGAACCCTATTGGTACAACGGCATCGAATACCTGAAAGAGCAGGAGAGAGGATATCCATATAAGGAAGATCTGTATGTGCCAGGTTATTTTGAAGTTCCGATCAAGAAGGGTGAAACAATCATATTCAGTGCGGGAGTAGGTCCGGTTGCAACCAATCAGTTGAAGAAATTATTTGTGCAGGAAGCCGAAGCCCGTACACCGCGTACCAGTTTTTATAATTGTTTGAAAAATTCGGCACAGCAGTTTTATTTCCGTCCCAAGGAAGAAGATGCCTATTTGCTGGCCGGATATCCGTGGTTTAAAGTCAGGGCCCGTGACTTGTTTATATCGTTACCGGGATGTACCTTGTCTATCGACGACCCGGTGAGATTTGAAAAAATAATGCATACGGCCATGCCGGCTATACGGAACTTCATGCAGACCGGCAAGGGGGATGGGGTTATCAGAGAGATTGAGCACCCGGATGTATTCCTGTGGGCGATATGGGCCATTCACCAATATGCGAGAGCCATGGGAATTGACAAAGCGCAAACGCTTTATGCCGATTTCGTGGGAGAGATCATAACCTATTTCCGGGATCAAAAGCATCCGGATATGAAACTCATGGAAAACGGGTTGCTTTTTGCCGAAGGACGGGATAAAACCATTACCTGGATGAATTCAACTATAAACGGCAAACCGGTTGTGGCAAGATCGGGATATATTGTAGAGTTTAATGCCTTATGGTACAATGCGCTTAAGTTCTACAAGGAGCTGGCCGGGGATAAAGCGGACGAGTCTGCAGATGTTCTGATTAATAAGATGGATACCTCTTTTGTAGAGACATTCCTGAACGGATATAATTACCTGCTGGATTCGGTTAGTGGCGGGTATGTGGACTGGAGTGTACGCCCAAATATGATTTTTACAGTTGCGTTTCCATATTCGCCTCTTAACCGTGTACAGAAAAGAGCGGTTATCGATATGGTAACCAAAGAACTTGTTACACCTAAAGGACTTCGCTCCCTCAGTCCCAAAAGCGAAGGTTATAGACCTAATTATGTCGGGACTCAGAATGAACGGGATTTAGCTTACCATCAGGGTACTGCCTGGCCGTGGTTGTTTGGTGCTTACCTCGAATCGTATCTGAAGATATTTGGAAAAGGTGGAATTTCGTTTGTAGAGCGCATGTTGATAAGTATGGAAGAAGAGATGTCTTTACATTGTATTGGAACCTTGGCGGAAATTTTTGATGGGAATCCTCCCTACACGGGAAGGGGTGCAGTTTCTTTTGCAATGAATGTGGCTGCCATTCTGAGGGTTCTGGAAATGTTGAAAAAGTATAACGCCGAATAA